Genomic window (Chionomys nivalis chromosome 7, mChiNiv1.1, whole genome shotgun sequence):
TTAGAAAGAAACGACTTGAGCTACTGCCCTGTTGGAAAGTTCTGGAAGGAACTTAAGGATGGAGAGGGTCTTTGTAATGTAACCTTAGACCCTATGAAGCCTTTCTTGATTCTCCCATGCCTGCTGGAAGTTGGGAAGGTACAGCTGCCCTCACTTAGACTCAGGATCTCAGGAGCCTGTGCTGCCCAGCAGTCCAGACTggttcccctccccaccccctaaaGCACAACATGTCTCCTTAGAGATTTCTTCCAAGAAACTCAGGTCCAACCAGCTTGGGGTATACCTTTGGCCGTAAGGAAAAGGAAGCAGTTTGGTTACAGAAGATTTATTAGAAACCCTCCCCCTGACCTGGTGAGGCCCTGTCGCTGATGGAAACGGACGGGAAGACGCAGGCCTCTCCACAGTCTCTGTACAAAACGTAGAGAACACTTCCTCAGGTCATTTGTACTCTGCTGCCCTTCATGTCCCAGAGCATCCCACCAGcggcccattttacagatgggggaACTGAGGCACCAAGGTAGTAGTACTGCGCCAGTGGTTACACAGTGCAGTGGTTGTTAGGAGTTGCCTTTTCCTGCCTGGCCCAGGCGGAAGCTGAAAGGacttggaggaagagggaagctGAGCAGTCTCCAGCCAGGGACCAGGTCTGTTTTCTCCACAGctccagagggagggaagggaagagccaAGGCAGAAAAGTCCAGAGGGGTCTGAGAGGCAAGGATTCTGGTGCCAGCAGAAAGGGGGGTCATACAAAGGTGTGGCCTCGCTCAGTCCAGAACCTCGCTGTAGTAGTACTGATGGGCAGCAGGAGTGGTCTTCCAGCCAGCAGCCCGGAACTCGATgatctccagcagcagcagccgggCCAGGGAGCTAAGGTCTATTGGCAGCAGGAAGCCATCCCGGATTAGGACAAAGAGCTCATCCATGCGCTGCCCATTCATCTTCTCCAGCTGCTCCCCAACCCGGTGCAGCTGTAGCACCAGGCAGTCCACCTGCAGGGGCAGTGCAAGGCCTGGTCAGCCAGAGGGAGGACCGGCAAGGCGCACCTGCTGCGGACCGTGCTCTGCCCTTTATAGTGGCTCCTTGCTTCATTCTGACACCAGGGGGTATAACCCACATCTTACCACAAAGACTTGCGCAGAACTGACCAGGCCGAACGCGGGTCTGGGCCTGTCTCCAAGCTGTTGCTTAACCCCACTCTGGCTTTGCTACCCACAAATGCCTGACTCAGGAGCTGGTTtctgactgggtggtggtgacacactctaatctcagcactcaagaggcagaggcaggctagcctggtctacaaagcaagttctaggacaggctccaaagctacacagggaaaccctgtcttggaaaaacgaaaaaaaaaaaaaaagttggtttcTGGGCCATCTGTGCCCACAGCTGGCCACAGCTCTTGCCATTCTTAGCATGGGCTGACTGCCCTCCTGGGGAGCCTGTAGCCTTGGCTGCTGTGCGTTCTGGGTAAATTCCAGACACTCATTTGTCTTGTAATTGCTGCAGGCCTTAAATGCCCCTACTCGGCACTGGCTGAGGAGCAGTGGCCTCCCCATGAGCGGGACTGCTGGGCTCCAAGCCAGCATGCCCGCCACAGCTTTCTGTCCACTGGCCACTCACCTCCTCTTCCCTGCTCAGACTCTCAGGCTGGGCCAGCTGGAAGAGACAGTCATAGACAGGGTTGACCAGAGCCAACATGGGCATGTTGTTCACCTGTGGGGAGAGCCAGAGGGGCAGGGAGGCAGCGTTAGTGACCATGGGGAGCAATCCAGTCTTGATCTCGGGACACAGGCCATCACTGCTGCACAGGGTGACTGCCCTCGCCTCACCCTCAAGTAGTCAAAGATGCTGCAGATGAAGAGGACATAGCACACCCAGTTCTGCCGGGAGCGAGCTCGCAGCTGCTCCCTGGCCTGATACTCCCGCTGCAGCCGGTCAAGGAGCCCGCGCCGGAAGACACTCTGGCCTGCTTGTTTACTCTCCGCCTGTGAGCCAGGAGAGGGTGGTAAGCGGGCACTGGCCACTCCACCCGCCCTAGCCTTTGTCTAGAAATGCCGGTGTCTGCTGCTGGCCAGCCTGTGCCTGATCCTGGGGTGCCATCCTCAAGGCAGCTCACGCTCTGCCAGCCCCCCCAACCTGGATGATGGCGTAGCACATCCGTCCTGCTTCCTTGCTGAACACACAGTCCTGCAGAGAATGGTCCACAACCACATTGGCCACTTTCTCCAAGTCCACAGCACCTGGATCTGGGGTAGAGACAGGGGCGGAGTCTGGAGCTGCCTGATACGTAGTCACATTGACCTCCAATGCTAAGGACtcaaggtttttggtttttttttttttttttttctttgagagagggtctcatcacgtagccttggctgacctggaacactCTTTGGAGaccacagagatttgcctgcctcagtttcctgagtactggattaaagttgtgtagCAAAACACTCAAGGACCTGAGATGTTTGTAATAGAACACCTCCATCACATGCTTAAAAGATGAAGGGAAGACCATCCAgatggcactcaggaggcagaaacaaggagGATCAAGAGGTAAGGGTTACCCTTGGCTAcctacagagttctaggacagcctgggctacatgagaccttgtctcaaaaaaagaaagctgggttgagtggtgcacagctgtaatcgtaggacttgagaggcagagacaggcagcctgtctaaatagcaagttccaggtcagccagagctacttagtgagatcctgcctagaaaagaaaaattgaaagtcGGAGATGTAAAGGCTGTCATCTGGGGATCAAGCACTCTGCCTGCCCACTACGAACCCGAGGTCGGACACAAAGCAGCCAAACCAATAAAAAACAGCCTCCAAGAAGGCGCTTGTAACCATGCCTAGGGCAGCTCTGTTGGGACCCTGTCAGGACCCTGGTTGCCCAAGCATGAAATAGGGGAGGTAAAGCAtgtctcggtggttaagagctcttgcatttgcagaggacccagaatcAATTCCCAGCCCCAACGCTGGGCTGTTtatagctgcctgtaactccagttccagaggctctggcACCCTTTTGTGTCCACGGGCACTGCACATGCGTGGTGCACATCCAGACAAGTAGTGCACACAACTAAACTAAATTAAAACCAAGTTTTTTAATTATATACTGGCACATGTGGCTCTtagcctataatctcagcacttgggaggcagaggcatgccgacctgagtttgaggccagcttggtctatatagtgagctgtaggccagccagggctacactgagagatccttgccaaacaaacaaacaaacaaacaaatatacgATTATGAGGCTGGAAGAGACCAAAGTACAGATGTACTTTCTTGGGATACACGTTTTATGTTTTTGGCAGTAGACTGAAGAATATATACTGAATGCCGAGATGTCTacaaccttttctttttctggtcttTCGAGACAGCCTAATTTTGCTGTTTAATAGCACTGGCTAGCCTACAGCTCAGCATGTAAATCTTTAGGttcattcatttatatgtatgaatattttatctgcatgtacatatgcatactaTGTGTTTACCTGGTGCTGGCACTGGATCCTGGGAACTCAGCTAACAATGACCGTGAGCCactccgggtcctctggaagtgatatatatatatatatatatatatatatatatatatatattttttttttttttttttttttttttttccccgtgtGTGACTAGGTcacactatgtagtcctggctatcttggaattcactatatagctaaTCACACCAGACTGGTACTCAtagagatctcctgcctctgcctctgcctccccagtgctgaaattaaaggtgtgcaccaagcCTGGTTTGCAACCAGTGCTCTAAACTGTTGggctctttcccctcccccaggcaCTCTctatgtagagcaggttggccttaaatttgtgcttaatcctcctgcctctgtaatCTGCTtggattacagttgtgcaccaccgcATGGCTCCAAGTATTCTCAAAACGCAGAGGCCCCAGACATGAGCTCTGTGCCGAGACTTCCCCAATGGAATGTTAAGTCACACTTCTGTCCTGAGGTTACCACGGAAGGGCACGGGCCAGGTAATGACACATCTCTTCCAGCAAGCTGACTCCCCAACCTCGGTCCCCAATCAGACAGCTCTGAACATTTAAGGGAGCTGAGAGCTGACTGCATTGAACGCGGAGGCTTTAAACTGAAGCCTGTGTTCTCTTTCATGGGCACTTAAACGCTTTATGATCGTAGGACTCCGTGATTCATTCTCAAAAACAATGATCAAGGTGTAGCTTGTCTTCCAGTTCAAGAGTTAGGTTGTGAGTCCCGTTTAAGAGTCAGGGAGCCACGGGAAGGCTGGGCATTGCCTGGCTCTGGGACTCAGCCCCTCTGAAGCTCTTGCCCAAACAGAAGGGCTGGTAGGCTCACCTTTGAGTGCGGTCTTCAGCAGCTGCTGGGTTTCTGCGTCAAAAGACTGGATTTTATACTCATCTCTACTGGTCTCTCCCATGACGGTGTAGCCCCAGCCGCTTTTCACTGGCCTGAAACTAATGACAGCACCTGAGAAGCAAAGGCCGAAGAGGCTTCAAGTGAGAATCGCAGCGCTCCGGACTCTAGTCCTGTGGGCACTGGGTCAGGGCAGGCCAGGGCTTGGGACAGGTGTAACAGGACTTTCTGTCGCCTTCGGTGGTCGGCTGCGAGCCCACCAAACTTGGCTTCTGGTGGGGACTTTGAGCATCAAGTAGGCACCTGCAGTTCAACTTAAGGAAACCCTGGCTTCTTCTGCGATTACATACGAAAAACGAAGCGGGAATTCACCTACGGTCGCGGCAGGGTCTGGGTTATTAGTATCAGGGTAAGTTTAGGGGAGCATATTCTGAACTGGGTTGTGGAGAGGTAAATATCGCACTCGCCCAAATTATCCAGCATGGAGAATTCTGGCGCAGTTCCTCGGCCGGCGTTGTCCAAGCCGCGAATCCTGACACCAGCAGGGCTTCGAGCCCTTCTCCCCAGTGTCTGCCAGTCCTCTTCAGCctaccaacccccccccccctgcGGCCGTTGGGCTCGCGCTAGCCGGCGTGGGAGGGCGCCCGCGTCTCCGGGGCTGCGCAGCGCGCGCCCGGCGTGGTACCGCGCGGAAGCTGAGCTCATCTCGCATTGAGCCTGAGCTGCTTGCCCGCGCCCCCTGCCGGCCACGGCCCGTCCTCGCCTCCGCACCCCGCCGCCGCCCCGGGCCGCTCCCTCGCTTGGCGCCGAGACAGATTCGCACCCCGCTTCTGCGACTCCGACACGGCCACCGCCGCGCCGAGTGCTCACCGGACCCTGTCCCCTCCTCACCGGGCGCGCCTCCGCCTTGTTTCTGACTGTAGAGGCCCTCGAACGCTCTGCCGGAATTGCTCCCCCTTCCGCATGAAGCCCTCGGTCTTGCCGGCTCGCACCCCCCGCCAGGGTCACCATGTCCCTTGCGGGGCTCAGGTGAACTGGGTCGGAGACTCCCCGGCCGTGCGGCGTGGGAGGAGCCTCGGGGAGGCGTGGCCTGCCCGGGAGAAGGGGCGGGTCAATCGCAGAGGGCTCTGCACCGTCATCTGGAGTTAGGCTAGTTAAAGTGTGTATGGGCTGGGGCACACCCTGCCAACTCCCTCTCTTGCCACCCGGGCAAAACAACTTTCAACTCAAAGGGACAATTCGAGAGAAAGGCATCACTGTGGCCTCCACACTCCACAGGAGATCAGGAGCCAAATCTCGCGCCGGTTTAAAGAGTTGTCACAACACTCATGGTAATAGGTACAAAAGAGAACTCCGGAGAAGCATGGAATTTACTTCataaaaaaagcaaactaaaacatCCAGAAGCCGACTCTAAAGCCTCCAGGTTAAGATGGGACAACTAAGAGAAGAAACAAACTGCctcaaaaagtagaaagaaaaaaatactgcaGGTTCTAGGGAAGCGAAATACCCAAGGGCTCCTCCCTACAGAAGCAATGCGGATTGCGGAGGGGCAGCCTGAAAAAGGCTCGGGTCAGCACAGCTGTGTGGAAGAAGCAGCGATGAATTGGGCTGCCTGGCAGGACCTATCAAGTTGACTTGAAGAAAGTTGACCAACTGAGCTGCCTGGTGGAGTCTTCAATCTCTtgggctgcctgcaggctgtTGGGTGTGCTCCATGTTTCCAGCTTTCCAGAGCTATCAACCTCGCTGTTTGGTTCAGCAAATTGGACTTTGGTAGTGTGGTGGTTTTGTGcgttttttatatttatctaatgtgcattggtgttttgccggCATTTATGTATATGAGGGTGTCAAATCACTTTGAGCTGCTGGATCACAcaattgtgagcctccatgtgcgtactaggaattgaacctgggggtgcccttaactgctgagccatctctccagcccccgtgcgCCAAATAGTTTTAGACCAAACTAACGCCATGCGGGAAGCAGGAAcctcaagaaaatgcctccatagggtGGGGCTTGTGGGCAAGCCTggagagcattttcttagtgactgatgggagagggcccagcccattgtgggtggtgctacccctgggctggaggtcctgggttctaaaagaaagcaggctgagcaaaccatggagagCGAGCTAGTACACAGCACTCATCCGTGGCctcggcatcagctcctgccctgcttgagttcctgtccagacttcctttaatgatgaacaatgatatggaagtataaaccaaatataCCCTCTCAGCCCCAACCAGCTTCCTGGTCCTGATGCTTCATGGTAGCAATGGAAACCTGTTGACAGGTAGCATCTTTACATTGGTCTGTCATCCTCTGGAGTAGACATCCGTTCACATTTCTCCAGGAAGAGGACCACACTACACTTCTGCCGCCCCAAGCCCAGGAAGTCAAGAGCCCACACACCTCAGAAACCCTCCCCAGAGCAGCCTGGACCTGGAGAATCCACAGCCAAGGTAAGAGAAGGTCGCTAAGGGAGGGGTACAACGGGACTGTAGAGGAGGGGACCGAGGCTGATGCTGGGCAGAAGTCCCAGCTTCCATGAACAGGGCCGTTACAGTCTGAGTTATTCAGGGGGTGGAATCCCAGTCACggatctctccttccttccctctgccaGACTCACTGACAGGCAGGAGCTCGGAAAAGATGGTTACcctatatttcttctcttgagcCCCTAACAAAAGTTTTTCCTCTTCATATAGATACATCTCTCTGGACTGCTACATGGCTGGGCCCTTTGGGAATTAGAGGACTCATATGTGCGACACCCATGCTGAGCTGAAGGGCAGCACCCCACACTAATGACGCTACCTGGCCCGAGGACTCTGCACCCCAGCAGGGCTGACCCAGTGCAGAGGAGCCACTGACAAGACTGAGGTCAGGGCCAGCACGCCCcctttatttcctgccttctgccGAGGGCCAGCATGTCCCCTTACTTCCTGCCTTCTGCCTAGAAGCTAGTTTTGTTCGGCGTCCTTCCTGTCCAGTCCTGGAGCCTCACAGCCACAAAGGCCTGGAACTGGGACGTTCAGAAGCTCCCCACGTGGTAGGGTTCACCCCTTACGTTGAAGAGCATGGCTGCCTCAGGGCTGCAACTGCAGGGACAGCAGAGGGCCCCTCCCATCATCCTCGAGTGACATGCGGAATGTGCCGTTTTGCTTTAATGTCTATTAAATAAGTTGGTAGGAGAAACAGACCAAGCTGTGGGGCTTAGACGTCTACAAAGAGCCCAGTCCTATCCCTCTGTACTCAAGCCTCGCTCTTACCAGGACTGGGAGATTTTCCCCCAAAACAGGACTACAAAGCAGAGGATGCCCAATTCCCTTAGGGCTGGACATAGGATCAATGCCAGGCTCCTTCTCGGGGCCTTGCTTCTACAGCCCACGGGgctcccttctctgctctttccGGAAAAGGTCCCGCCCTTCTGCCATCCGCTGTGGGTGACTTTTCCTGCGCAGGGCAGCCAGCCTGGGAGGCCAAGCAGGCAGCAGCCATCGTAGAGAATGAGCTCAGAACAAGTCTTGGGGGAGGCGCCTCCCGCTCGGCTCTCGCAGCTATCTGTCTTCTCTCCGTATGCAGTGGAAGAGGTTACAGAAGAGCTCATACCAGAAGAACATGAAGCCCGTGGACAGGGCAGCCTTCAGCAGGCTGGGGGACAGGCCCTTGAAGAGGCCCTGGGTGCCTTCATCTTGTAGCACCTGCTTGGTGAGATGCAGGAGGCCCCTGTAGCTCCGCACCTGGGGAGAGGAGGGTGTAGGTTGAGGAGGAAGCAGTGATTA
Coding sequences:
- the Mif4gd gene encoding MIF4G domain-containing protein isoform X1, with the translated sequence MLDNLGAVISFRPVKSGWGYTVMGETSRDEYKIQSFDAETQQLLKTALKDPGAVDLEKVANVVVDHSLQDCVFSKEAGRMCYAIIQAESKQAGQSVFRRGLLDRLQREYQAREQLRARSRQNWVCYVLFICSIFDYLRVNNMPMLALVNPVYDCLFQLAQPESLSREEEVDCLVLQLHRVGEQLEKMNGQRMDELFVLIRDGFLLPIDLSSLARLLLLEIIEFRAAGWKTTPAAHQYYYSEVLD
- the Mif4gd gene encoding MIF4G domain-containing protein isoform X2; amino-acid sequence: MGETSRDEYKIQSFDAETQQLLKTALKDPGAVDLEKVANVVVDHSLQDCVFSKEAGRMCYAIIQAESKQAGQSVFRRGLLDRLQREYQAREQLRARSRQNWVCYVLFICSIFDYLRVNNMPMLALVNPVYDCLFQLAQPESLSREEEVDCLVLQLHRVGEQLEKMNGQRMDELFVLIRDGFLLPIDLSSLARLLLLEIIEFRAAGWKTTPAAHQYYYSEVLD